From Panicum hallii strain FIL2 chromosome 2, PHallii_v3.1, whole genome shotgun sequence, a single genomic window includes:
- the LOC112881232 gene encoding putative aconitate hydratase, cytoplasmic, producing the protein MNLPSICQCKAIITCSNLPKTKCPNPSRSTGPRAPSPSPSPACGRRRPRCWTATTFFLWYCAASRRGPPPSPAPPSSAGDGATSSPPGTSSAISASSTARRRSSAYSTTPTSAPPTAASSPPSTRLTVSRTRSSACRAAGTTGAGGSWTAATAGRSSSARWAPAARSSFLVWFELGLTYLRRAVAAVYSSESGAWSHIITVQAPFVSTASNASKPGTLAGNAVYWLIPGSRVLEFDAVTRNLAVISVPAYTAGSLYWQCQLMPTDAKELGLAMVTEISIKLWKRDSGNACGWSMYSAVQLEGCLPPRKWMQEQPSLLGYHEESNAIFVWIEAGVFMIQLESMQSRLMCQGASNFEIYPFAGFYNRGDATAGAQGDEDVDARWPTAIVDMWHYEDPQGDSHGPYSMVSLQRWSGNGFFAEDFRVWRTDETKEQAILLTDAMLSLSLVLANLMRTPARGPSRALLALPFPSKAAFLSAGSGSSNPLSLADRRSTATMYRAAASTLRHSLCRLPCTTSSAAATRPLAGAARFLATSSERRLPAPASSRPLGAAAARGSCSGAAVTERPASAWRGLATMADSNSRFGHVLTSLPKPGGGEYGKYYSLPALNDPRIERLPYSIRYLLESAIRNCDGFQITEKDVENIIDWENTAPKLVEIPFKPARVLLQDFTGVPAIVDLASMRDAMDRLGDDPGKIDPLIPVDLVIDHSVQADVVKSENALQSNMQREFDRNKERFAFLRWGSMAFNNMLIVPPGSGIVHQVNLEYLGRVVFNTDGILYPDSVLGTDSHTTMIDGMGVAGWGVGGIEAEATMLGQPMSMVLPSVVGFKLSGKLRDGVTATDLVLTVTQILRKHGVVGKFVEFHGEGMSELAVANRATIANMSPEYGATMGFFPVDHVTLEYLKLTGRSDEKVEMVEAYLRANNMFVDYNETQTERAYSSYLELDLADVEPCVSGPKRPHDRVALKDMKADWHACLSNKVGFKGFGVPKEQQDKVVKFSFHGKPAEIGHGSVVIAAITSCTNTSNPSVMLGAGLVAKKACELGLEVNPWIKTSLAPGSGAVTKYLQKSGLQKYLDNLGFNLIGYGCTTCIGNSGELDEDVAKAITDNDIIAAAVLSGNRNFEGRIHALVRANYLASPPLVVAYALAGTVDIDFEKEPIGKGRDGNDVYFKDIWPSNEEIAEVEQSSVLPDMFRSTYEAITQGNPMWNQLSVPKAKRFPWDPNSTYIHDPPFFKDITPTPPGPRSVENAYCLLKFGDSITTDHISPAGSIPRDSPAGKYLLERGVQPKDFNSYGSRRGNDEVMARGTFANIRIMNRLLNGEVGPKTVHVPTGEKLFVFDAAMRYKADGYHTIVLAGEEYGSGSSRDWAAKGPMLLGVKAVIAKSFETIHRSNLVGMGVMPLCFKPGEDADSLGLTGHERFTIRLPSNVSEIQPGQDVEVVTDSGKSFTCKLRIDTLVELAYFDHGGILHYVLRNLVKQQQR; encoded by the exons ATGAATCTGCCGTCGATCTGCCAGTGCAAGGCCATCATCACTTGCTCGAATCTGCCCAAAACAAAATGTCCGAACCCGAGCCGGAGCACGGGCCCGAGGGCCCCGAGCCCGAGCCCATCccccgcttgcggccgtcgtcgTCCTCGGTGCTGGACAGCGACGACCTTCTTCCTGTGGTACTGCGCCGCCTCCCGCCGCGGCCCTCCTCCCTCCCCCGCGCCTCCCTCGTCTGCAGGCGATGGCGCGACCTCGTCACCTCCAGGGACTTCCTCCGCGATTTCCGCGAGTTCCACCGCGCGCCGCCGGTCCTCGGCTTATTCCACAACACCTACCTCGGCGCCCCCGACCGCCGCTtcgtcgccgccgtcgacccgccTGACCGTGTCCCGGACTCGCTCTTCCGCATGCCGTGCGGCCGGGACCACCGGAGCTGGAGGTTCCTGGACTGCCGCCACGGCCGGGCGCTCCTCCTCGGCCCGATGGGCCCCCGCCGCGAGGTCCTCGT TCCTGGTGTGGTTTGAGCTGGGGTTGACATATCTCAGGCGGGCTGTTGCTGCCGTCTACTCGTCGGAGTCCGGCGCGTGGAGCCACATCATCACCGTGCAGGCGCCTTTCGTGTCTACTGCCAGCAACGCGAGCAAGCCCGGCACGCTTGCCGGCAATGCCGTCTACTGGTTGATTCCGGGGAGCCGCGTTCTTGAATTCGATGCGGTGACACGCAATTTAGCTGTGATATCGGTGCCAGCATATACGGCAGGGTCACTCTACTGGCAATGCCAGCTTATGCCGACTGACGCGAAGGAACTTGGGCTCGCCATGGTGACAGAAATCAGCATCAAGCTGTGGAAGAGGGACAGCGGGAACGCCTGTGGATGGTCGATGTACAGCGCAGTTCAACTGGAGGGCTGCCTCCCCCCGAGGAAATGGATGCAGGAACAGCCGTCGTTGCTGGGGTATCATGAGGAAAGCAATGCAATTTTTGTGTGGATTGAGGCTGGCGTGTTCATGATCCAGCTCGAGTCGATGCAGTCAAGGCTGATGTGCCAAGGTGCCAGTAACTTCGAGATTTATCCCTTTGCGGGTTTCTACAACAGAG GTGATGCCACAGCAGGAGCGCAAGGAGATGAGGACGTAGACGCCCGCTGGCCTACGGCCATTGTGGACATGTGGCACTATGAGGACCCTCAGGGGGACTCGCACGGGCCATACTCGATGGTGAGTCTGCAGCGATGGAGCGGCAATGGTTTCTTCGCCGAGGACTTTAGGGTGTGGAGAACCGACGAGACTAAGGAGCAGGCGATCCTGCTGACCGACGCCATGCTGAGCCT GAGCCTGGTCTTGGCGAATTTGATG CGGACCCCTGCTCGCGGACCTTCTCGCGCGCTGTTGGCGCTTCCCTTTCCCTCCAAAGCAGCCTTCCTTTCTGCCGGCAGTGGCAGCTCCAACCCCTTATCACTCGCTGATCGCCGCAGCACAGCGACGATGTACAGAGCGGCCGCCTCGACGCTCCGCCATAGCCTCTGCCGCCTCCCCTgcaccacctcctccgccgcggccacCCGCCCGCTCGCTGGGGCCGCCCGCTTCCTCGCCACCTCCTCCGAGCGTCGGCTCCCCGCGCCTGCCTCGTCCCGCCCCCTCggagcggcggccgcgcgcgggaGCTGCTCAGGCGCTGCGGTCACGGAGCGGCCAGCATCTGCGTGGCGCGGGCTCGCCACCATGG CGGATAGTAATAGCCGCTTCGGTCATGTCCTGACAAGCCTCCCGAAGCCTGGTGGCGGAGAGTACGGGAAGTACTACAGTTTGCCAGCACTGAATGATCCAAGGATAG AAAGATTGCCATACTCTATACGGTATCTGCTTGAGTCAGCCATCCGCAACTGTGACGGTTTTCAGATCACAGAGAAGGATGTTGAGAATATAATCGATTGGGAGAATACTGCTCCCAAGTTAGTGGAGATACCGTTCAAGCCTGCccgtgttcttctgcag GATTTTACTGGCGTCCCAGCTATTGTTGACCTTGCAAGCATGCGTGATGCTATGGACCGACTGGGTGATGATCCCGGCAAGATTGACCCCCTG ATTCCAGTGGACCTAGTAATTGATCATTCGGTACAAGCTGATGTGGTAAAATCAGAGAATGCTCTTCAATCTAATATGCAGCGTGAATTCGACAGGAACAAGGAGCGCTTTGCCTTCCTTCGGTGGGGCTCTATGGCATTCAATAATATGCTTATTGTTCCACCAGGTTCAGGAATTGTTCACCAG GTGAATCTTGAATATCTTGGGAGAGTTGTTTTCAACACCGATGGTATTTTATATCCTGACAGTGTGCTGGGGACGGATTCTCACACGACCATGATTGATGGAATGGGAGTTGCCGGCTGGGGTGTTGGGGGGATTGAAGCAGAGGCAACAATGCTTGGTCAG CCAATGAGCATGGTCTTGCCTAGTGTAGTTGGATTTAAACTGTCAGGGAAATTGCGCGATGGTGTTACTGCAACTGACCTAGTCTTGACGGTGACACAAATTCTTAGGAAGCATGGTGTTGTTGGCAAGTTTGTTGAGTTTCATG GTGAGGGGATGAGTGAGCTAGCAGTTGCTAACAGGGCAACAATTGCTAACATGTCACCAGAGTATGGCGCAACAATGGGCTTCTTCCCAGTTGATCATGTGACCCTTGAATACTTGAAGCTGACAGGGAGAAGTGATGAAAAG GTTGAGATGGTGGAGGCATATCTTCGAGCTAACAACATGTTTGTTGACTACAACGAG ACTCAAACAGAAAGAGCTTACTCATCTTATCTTGAGTTAGACCTAGCAGATGTTGAACCATGCGTTTCAGGTCCGAAAAG ACCTCATGACCGTGTTGCTCTGAAAGATATGAAAGCAGATTGGCATGCCTGTCTCAGTAATAAAGTTGGTTTTAAG GGCTTTGGTGTACCTAAAGAGCAACAGGATAAAGTCGTGAAGTTCTCCTTCCATGGAAAACCTGCAGAGATTGGACATGGTAGTGTTGTGATTGCTGCCATAACAAGTTGCACAAACACCTCGAATCCAAGTGTCATGCTTGGTGCTGGCCTTGTTGCAAAGAAGGCGTGTGAGCTTGGCCTTGAG GTTAATCCATGGATTAAAACTAGTCTTGCTCCAGGATCTGGGGCAGTGACCAAATATCTGCAGAAAAG TGGCTTGCAAAAGTATTTGGATAATCTGGGTTTCAACTTAATTGGATATGGCTGCACAACATGCATTGGTAACTCTGGGGAGCTTGATGAAGATGTTGCTAAGGCAATTACTGACAATG ACATCATTGCTGCTGCAGTACTCTCTGGCAACAGGAACTTCGAAGGACGAATTCATGCATTGGTTCGGGCCAATTATCTTGCCTCCCCTCCTCTGGTTGTGGCCTATGCCCTTGCCGGCACT GTTGATATTGATTTTGAGAAGGAGCCAATTGGGAAAGGAAGAGATGGAAATGATGTGTACTTCAAGGACATATGGCCATCAAACGAAGAAATTGCAGAG GTTGAGCAATCGAGTGTGCTGCCTGACATGTTTAGGAGCACCTATGAAGCAATCACGCAGGGCAACCCAATGTGGAACCAGTTGTCCGTTCCAAAAGCAAAACGCTTCCCATGGGACCCTAACTCCACCTATATTCATGATCCTCCATTCTTCAAGGATATAACACCGACTCCACCAGGTCCACGCAGCGTAGAGAATGCCTATTGCCTGCTAAAGTTCGGTGACAGCATCACAACTGACCACATCTCACCAGCTGGGAGCATCCCCAGGGACAGCCCTGCTGGCAAATATCTGCTTGAGCGTGGTGTGCAGCCAAAGGATTTCAATTCTTATGGAAGCCGGCGGGGCAATGACGAAGTGATGGCACGAGGAACCTTTGCGAACATCAGGATTATGAATCGGCTGTTAAATGGAGAAGTCGGACCAAAGACAGTTCATGTTCCTACTGGAGAGAAGCTTTTCGTGTTCGATGCTGCAATG AGATATAAAGCTGATGGATATCACACCATAGTGCTGGCTGGAGAGGAATATGGCAGCGGGAGTTCTCGTGACTGGGCTGCCAAGGGACCTATGTTACTG GGGGTGAAAGCGGTGATCGCCAAGAGTTTCGAGACGATCCACCGCAGCAACCTAGTGGGAATGGGGGTGATGCCACTGTGCTTCAAGCCTGGGGAGGATGCTGATTCTCTGGGGCTCACAGGTCACGAGCGCTTTACGATAAGGCTCCCTAGCAATGTAAGTGAGATACAACCGGGGCAGGATGTCGAAGTGGTCACTGACAGTGGGAAGTCCTTCACCTGCAAGCTCCGTATTGATACTCTG GTGGAGCTGGCCTACTTTGACCATGGTGGAATCCTTCACTATGTGCTAAGGAACTTGGTGAAACAGCAGCAGCGGTAA
- the LOC112881856 gene encoding uncharacterized protein LOC112881856 produces MPTDAKELGLAMVTEISIKLWKRDSGNACGWSMYSAVQLEGCLPPRKWMQEQPSLLGYHEESNAIFVWIEAGVFMIQLESMQSRLMCQGASNFEIYPFAGFYNRGDATAGAQGDEDVDARWPTAIVDMWHYEDPQGDSHGPYSMVSLQRWSGNGFFAEDFRVWRTDETKEQAILLTDAMLSL; encoded by the exons ATGCCGACTGACGCGAAGGAACTTGGGCTCGCCATGGTGACAGAAATCAGCATCAAGCTGTGGAAGAGGGACAGCGGGAACGCCTGTGGATGGTCGATGTACAGCGCAGTTCAACTGGAGGGCTGCCTCCCCCCGAGGAAATGGATGCAGGAACAGCCGTCGTTGCTGGGGTATCATGAGGAAAGCAATGCAATTTTTGTGTGGATTGAGGCTGGCGTGTTCATGATCCAGCTCGAGTCGATGCAGTCAAGGCTGATGTGCCAAGGTGCCAGTAACTTCGAGATTTATCCCTTTGCGGGTTTCTACAACAGAG GTGATGCCACAGCAGGAGCGCAAGGAGATGAGGACGTAGACGCCCGCTGGCCTACGGCCATTGTGGACATGTGGCACTATGAGGACCCTCAGGGGGACTCGCACGGGCCATACTCGATGGTGAGTCTGCAGCGATGGAGCGGCAATGGTTTCTTCGCCGAGGACTTTAGGGTGTGGAGAACCGACGAGACTAAGGAGCAGGCGATCCTGCTGACCGACGCCATGCTGAGCCTGTGA
- the LOC112883141 gene encoding pentatricopeptide repeat-containing protein At1g05670, mitochondrial, protein MLLRRAAAAAAAAVKRSSSVTPARAFRHVGDAGRGHATTSTPATSSPPRRRGHRRALSAESESLKATASPRPFPDYHPPRPDSPEDDALARRLAAVVVSSPRPGTLPLLPFLPLLRPIHLLLALQLIASDPDHGGLLLPLLLLFPLRRDQQPHPHLLRCFAVAAHLAAARGDTVTARAILVRAVRFPSPHRHFVEHFITTYKAFSSDPASFDLLLQCLPSAPLLRRLRQYGISPSPEACNAVLSRLPLDEAIELFQGLPDKNVCSYNILFKALCGAGRVEDAHQLFDKMALLPDVVTYGILVHGYCALGELESAVKLLDEMVARGVEPNASVYTSVVALLCDKGRVSDALRVVEDMVQHKVILDEAVYTTVLSGFCSKGDLAAARRWFDEMQKSGLATDGVTYTTLINGLCRAGELKEAEKVLHEMLARWQDVDEVTYTVLIDGYCKRGKMAEAFRVHNTMVQRGVIPNVVTYTALSDGLCKQGDVQAANELLHEMCNKGLELNACTYNSLINGLCKSGNLEQAMRTMADMDTAGLKPDVYTYTTLIDALCKSGELDRAHTLLQEMLDKGIKPTIVTYNVLMNGFCMSGRVEGGKKLLEWMLERNIHPDAVTYNSLMKQYCIGNNMKSATEIYKRMNSLKVAPNENTYNILVKGHSKARNLKEALHFHNEMIEKGFRLTATSYSSLIRLLNKKKKFVEARKLFDEMRKEGLTAELDVYNFYIDFNFDEDNLESTLALCDELVEASIVKSKAEMDQDVV, encoded by the coding sequence AtgctcctccgccgcgccgccgccgccgcagcagcagcagtgaaGCGCTCCTCCTCTGTCACCCCAGCCCGAGCCTTCCGGCACGTGGGCGACGCCGGCCGCGGCCACGCCACCACCTCCACACCGGCCACCTcctcgcccccacgccgccGCGGCCATCGCCGCGCGCTGTCGGCTGAGTCCGAGTCCCTCAAGGCCACCGCCTCGCCCCGCCCGTTCCCGGACTACCACCCGCCCCGCCCCGACTCGCCGGAGGACGACGCCCTcgcgcgccgcctcgccgccgtggTGGTATCTTCGCCTCGTCCCGGCACCCTACCGCTGCTCCCCTTCCTACCCCTCCTCCGCCCGAtccacctcctcctcgcgcTACAGCTCATCGCATCTGACCCGGACCacggcggcctcctcctcccgctACTCCTCCTCTTCCCATTACGCCGCGACCAGCAGCCCCACCCGCACCTCCTCCGTTGCTTTGCCGTCGCtgcccacctcgccgccgcccgcggagACACGGTCACCGCGCGCGCCATCCTCGTGCGCGCCGTCCGCTTCCCCTCGCCccatcggcatttcgtcgagcACTTTATCACGACCTACAAGGCCTTCTCTTCGGACCCTGCCTCCTTCGACCTCCTCCTCCAGTGCCTCCCCTCCGCGCCCCTACTGCGCCGGCTCCGCCAGTACGGCATTTCCCCGTCGCCGGAGGCCTGCAACGCTGTGCTCTCACGCCTCCCTCTTGATGAAGCCATCGAGTTGTTTCAAGGACTCCCAGACAAGAACGTTTGCTCCTACAATATACTATTCAAGGCACTCTGTGGCGCTGGCCGTGTGGAGGATGCACACCAACTGTTTGATAAAATGGCGCTCCTGCCTGATGTTGTCACGTATGGGATTCTTGTCCATGGTTACTGTGCTCTTGGTGAGCTGGAGAGCGCAGTGAAACTGTTGGATGAAATGGTAGCAAGAGGGGTGGAGCCAAATGCATCCGTGTATACAAGCGTTGTTGCATTATTGTGCGACAAAGGGCGGGTTTCAGATGCTTTGAGGGTGGTGGAGGATATGGTCCAGCATAAAGTGATATTGGATGAGGCAGTGTATACAACGGTCTTGAGCGGTTTTTGTAGTAAAGGGGATTTGGCAGCTGCAAGAAGGTGGTTCGATGAGATGCAGAAATCAGGCCTGGCAACTGATGGGGTGACATATACCACGCTGATCAATGGGCTTTGCCGGGCTGGTGAACTGAAAGAGGCAGAGAAGGTGCTTCATGAAATGTTGGCCAGGTGGCAGGATGTCGATGAGGTCACATACACAGTGCTCATTGATGGGTACTGCAAGAGAGGGAAGATGGCAGAGGCCTTTCGGGTACATAATACAATGGTGCAGAGAGGAGTGATACCCAACGTGGTGACATACACAGCTTTGTCGGATGGACTATGCAAGCAAGGGGATGTTCAGGCTGCTAATGAGCTATTGCATGAGATGTGTAACAAGGGGCTTGAGCTCAATGCTTGCACATACAACTCCCTGATCAATGGCCTATGCAAGTCTGGCAATCTGGAGCAGGCCATGAGGACTATGGCAGACATGGATACAGCGGGTCTTAAGCCTGATGTTTACACGTATACAACTCTTATCGATGCGCTCTGCAAGTCAGGGGAGCTTGACAGGGCTCACACCCTCTTGCAGGAGATGTTAGATAAAGGAATTAAGCCTACTATTGTCACTTATAATGTTTTGATGAATGGTTTTTGCATGTCAGGTAGGGTAGAAGGAGGTAAGAAGCTGCTCGAATGGATGCTGGAGAGGAATATCCACCCCGATGCTGTAACTTACAATTCTCTAATGAAGCAGTACTGCATTGGCAATAACATGAAATCTGCCACTGAAATCTATAAGAGGATGAATTCTCTGAAGGTGGCGCCAAATGAGAACACATACAATATATTGGTCAAGGGGCACTCCAAGGCGAGAAATTTGAAAGAGGCATTACATTTCCACAATGAAATGATAGAAAAGGGTTTCAGACTTACTGCAACCTCATACAGTTCTCTTATAAGATTGCTGAATAAAAAGAAGAAATTTGTTGAGGCAAGAAAACTATTTGATGAGATGAGGAAGGAGGGTTTGACAGCTGAACTAGatgtatacaatttttatattGATTTTAATTTTGATGAGGATAATTTGGAGTCAACCCTTGCACTTTGTGATGAGCTGGTAGAAGCCAGTATTGTGAAATCAAAAGCTGAAATGGATCAAGATGTTGTATAG